One part of the Streptomyces lydicus genome encodes these proteins:
- a CDS encoding thiolase family protein has protein sequence MTDPRLRDVYIVDAVRTPVGKYGGALAGVRPDDLAAHVLRALVDRTPDLDPARIDDVCFGDANGAGEDNRNVARMAVLLAGLPVTVPGVTVNRLCGSGLEAVIQAARAIAHGDAHIAVAGGVESMSRAPYVLRKPERAYPAGHQEMFSSTLGWRMVNPRMRPEWTVALGEGAELIADQHGITREQQDVFALASHQKAVRAWQEGHYDAEVVPVPGVDLGRDETIREGSSLESLSKLKPVFRTAGGTVTAGNSSPLNDGAAALLLVDEEGLRATGREPLARIRASAVTGVEPQLFGLGPVEAVRRALERAGRGFTDIATFELNEAFAAQALGCIGQWPELDPWVVNPRGGALAIGHPLGASGARLAGAVAHQLAALGAGTGLAALCIGVGQGLALVLER, from the coding sequence ATGACCGACCCACGTCTGCGGGATGTGTACATCGTCGATGCGGTACGGACACCCGTCGGCAAGTACGGCGGCGCCCTGGCCGGGGTCCGTCCCGACGATCTCGCCGCCCATGTGCTGAGGGCCCTGGTGGACCGCACCCCGGACCTGGACCCGGCGCGGATCGACGACGTCTGCTTCGGCGACGCGAACGGCGCCGGTGAGGACAACCGGAACGTGGCGCGGATGGCGGTGCTGCTGGCGGGGCTGCCGGTGACCGTCCCCGGGGTGACCGTGAACCGGCTGTGCGGCTCCGGCCTGGAGGCGGTCATCCAGGCGGCCCGCGCCATCGCGCACGGCGACGCGCACATCGCGGTCGCGGGCGGCGTGGAGTCGATGAGCCGCGCGCCGTACGTGCTGCGCAAGCCCGAACGGGCCTATCCCGCCGGCCATCAGGAGATGTTCTCCTCGACGCTGGGCTGGCGGATGGTCAATCCGCGGATGCGCCCGGAGTGGACGGTGGCGCTCGGCGAGGGCGCCGAGCTGATCGCCGATCAGCACGGCATCACCCGGGAGCAGCAGGACGTCTTCGCGCTGGCCAGCCACCAGAAGGCGGTGCGGGCCTGGCAGGAGGGCCACTACGACGCCGAGGTGGTGCCGGTCCCCGGTGTCGATCTCGGCCGGGACGAGACGATCCGTGAGGGCTCCTCGCTGGAGTCGCTGTCCAAGCTGAAGCCGGTCTTCCGCACGGCCGGCGGCACGGTCACCGCCGGCAACTCCTCGCCGCTCAACGACGGTGCCGCGGCCCTGCTGCTGGTCGACGAGGAGGGCCTGCGGGCCACCGGGCGGGAGCCGCTGGCCCGGATCCGCGCGAGCGCGGTGACCGGCGTCGAGCCGCAGCTGTTCGGCCTGGGCCCGGTGGAGGCGGTCCGGCGCGCGCTGGAACGGGCCGGCCGCGGCTTCACCGACATCGCGACGTTCGAGCTGAACGAGGCGTTCGCGGCCCAGGCGCTGGGCTGCATCGGCCAGTGGCCGGAACTCGACCCGTGGGTGGTGAATCCGCGCGGCGGCGCCCTCGCCATCGGCCACCCCCTGGGCGCGTCCGGGGCCCGCCTCGCCGGGGCGGTCGCCCACCAGCTCGCCGCCCTCGGCGCGGGCACCGGGCTCGCCGCGCTCTGCATCGGCGTCGGGCAGGGGCTGGCGCTCGTACTGGAGCGCTGA
- a CDS encoding aldehyde dehydrogenase family protein, with protein MALLDPTNWRSLRGGAAEAVEPATGEVLAGFTLAATADVERATVAAAGAQRAWARAPYAERAAVLRRAGDLIREHEPEIGEWIIREGGSIRGKADFETRTAAEECYEAAALAHRPLGQVLPSAAPRLSYTTRVPAGVVGVISPFNAPLVLAVRSVAPALALGNAVVLKPDPRTAVCGGHALAAVLAEAGLPEGLLHVLPGGADVGRALVEDPRVRVVSFTGSTAAGRGVGELAARHLKRTHLELGGNSAFLVLEDADLDAAMSTAAWASFFHQGQVCMTAGRHLVHASLYDEYVERLAAKADSLAVGDPYREQVHLGPVIDRGQLERIDALVRSSAAAGVRIAAGGRHRDLFYRPTVLADAGAGYGADSVGESAAYGQEVFGPVAPVRAFHTLDEAVALAGDSDYGLALGIVTRDTARALDLADRIPTGLLHINDQTVNDEPIAPFGGLADSGTGSRFGGDANLDAFTETRWTTVRATPAAYPF; from the coding sequence ATGGCCCTGCTCGATCCGACGAACTGGCGCTCCCTGCGCGGTGGTGCGGCCGAGGCGGTCGAGCCCGCGACGGGCGAGGTGCTGGCCGGCTTCACGCTCGCCGCGACGGCGGACGTCGAGCGGGCCACCGTCGCCGCCGCCGGCGCACAACGCGCCTGGGCCCGGGCGCCGTACGCGGAGCGGGCCGCGGTGCTCCGCCGGGCCGGCGACCTGATCCGGGAGCACGAACCGGAGATCGGCGAGTGGATCATCCGGGAGGGCGGCAGCATCCGGGGCAAGGCCGACTTCGAGACCCGCACGGCGGCCGAGGAGTGCTACGAGGCCGCCGCGCTCGCCCACCGCCCGCTCGGCCAGGTGCTCCCCTCCGCGGCGCCGCGGCTGTCGTACACGACCCGGGTGCCGGCCGGCGTCGTCGGCGTCATCTCCCCCTTCAACGCGCCGCTCGTCCTCGCCGTCCGCTCGGTCGCCCCCGCGCTGGCGCTGGGCAACGCCGTCGTCCTCAAACCCGATCCGCGCACCGCGGTCTGCGGCGGCCACGCCCTCGCCGCGGTCCTCGCCGAGGCCGGGCTCCCCGAGGGGCTGCTGCACGTCCTGCCCGGCGGCGCGGACGTCGGGCGGGCGCTGGTCGAGGACCCGCGGGTCCGGGTGGTGTCCTTCACCGGCTCGACCGCCGCCGGCCGCGGCGTCGGCGAGCTGGCCGCCCGCCATCTCAAGCGCACCCACCTGGAGTTGGGCGGCAACAGCGCCTTCCTCGTCCTGGAGGACGCGGATCTGGACGCCGCGATGTCCACCGCCGCCTGGGCGTCCTTCTTCCACCAGGGCCAGGTGTGCATGACCGCCGGCCGGCACCTCGTGCACGCCTCGCTCTACGACGAGTACGTGGAGCGGCTGGCCGCCAAGGCCGACTCGCTCGCCGTCGGCGACCCCTACCGCGAGCAGGTGCACCTGGGCCCGGTCATCGACCGCGGCCAGCTCGAAAGGATCGACGCGCTGGTGCGCAGCAGCGCGGCGGCCGGCGTGCGCATCGCGGCCGGCGGCCGGCACCGCGACCTCTTCTACCGCCCGACGGTGCTGGCCGACGCGGGGGCCGGCTACGGCGCGGACTCGGTGGGCGAAAGCGCCGCCTACGGCCAGGAGGTCTTCGGCCCGGTGGCGCCGGTGCGCGCGTTCCACACCCTGGACGAGGCGGTCGCCCTCGCCGGCGACTCCGACTACGGCCTGGCGCTGGGCATCGTCACCCGGGACACCGCCCGCGCCCTCGACCTCGCCGACCGCATCCCCACCGGCCTCCTGCACATCAACGACCAGACCGTCAACGACGAACCGATCGCGCCCTTCGGCGGCCTCGCCGACTCCGGCACCGGTTCCCGCTTCGGCGGCGACGCCAACCTCGACGCCTTCACCGAAACCCGCTGGACCACGGTGCGCGCCACCCCGGCCGCCTACCCGTTCTGA
- a CDS encoding FAD-dependent oxidoreductase, which yields MTAERLVVVGGDAAGMAAASQARRLRKPDELTITAFERSHFTSYSACGIPYWVGGVVDGPDALIARTAEEHRSRDIDLRMRTEVTELDLDRGRVRARALDDGGREYWTGFDKLVLATGARPRRPDLPGIDAPGVHGVQNLDDGQALLDTLEKSAGRRAVVVGAGYIGVEMAEALIRRGYGVTVLEQSPQPMTTLDPDMGALVHEAMCGMGIETVRGATVTGVLTDGGGRARAVTTEDAEYPADVVVLGMGVRPETTLAAAAGLPLGDAGGLLTDLAMRVRGHDHIWAGGDCVEVLDLVSGRTRHIALGTHANKHGQVIGANVGGGYATFPGVVGTAVSKVCDLEIARTGLLEREAHAAGLRFVTATIEATGRAGYYPGARPLHVKMLAERRTGRLLGVQIVGHEGAGKRVDIAAVALTAGMTVEQMTALDLGYAPPFSPVWDPVLVAARKASGAVRAAGG from the coding sequence ATGACGGCGGAACGGCTGGTGGTCGTCGGAGGCGACGCGGCGGGAATGGCGGCCGCCTCGCAGGCGCGGCGGCTGAGGAAACCCGACGAGCTCACGATCACCGCGTTCGAGCGCAGCCACTTCACCTCGTACTCGGCATGCGGGATCCCGTACTGGGTGGGCGGCGTGGTCGACGGGCCGGACGCGCTGATCGCGCGTACGGCCGAGGAACACCGCAGCCGGGACATCGACCTGCGGATGCGCACCGAGGTCACCGAACTCGACCTGGACCGCGGCCGGGTGCGGGCCCGGGCGCTGGACGACGGCGGCCGGGAGTACTGGACCGGCTTCGACAAGCTGGTGCTGGCCACCGGCGCCCGGCCGCGCCGGCCCGACCTGCCGGGGATCGACGCGCCCGGGGTGCACGGCGTGCAGAACCTCGACGACGGTCAGGCGCTGCTGGACACCCTGGAGAAGTCCGCGGGCCGCCGGGCGGTGGTGGTCGGCGCCGGGTACATCGGCGTGGAGATGGCCGAGGCGCTGATCCGCCGCGGCTACGGGGTCACCGTCCTGGAGCAGAGCCCGCAGCCGATGACCACCCTGGACCCGGACATGGGCGCGCTGGTCCACGAGGCGATGTGCGGCATGGGCATCGAGACGGTGCGCGGGGCCACCGTCACCGGCGTGCTGACCGACGGCGGGGGACGGGCCCGCGCGGTGACCACGGAGGACGCCGAGTACCCCGCGGACGTGGTCGTGCTGGGCATGGGCGTGCGCCCGGAGACGACGCTGGCCGCCGCGGCCGGGCTGCCCCTGGGCGACGCCGGCGGGCTGCTCACCGACCTCGCGATGCGGGTCCGCGGCCACGACCACATCTGGGCGGGCGGCGACTGCGTCGAGGTCCTCGACCTGGTCTCCGGCCGCACCCGGCACATCGCGCTGGGCACCCACGCCAACAAGCACGGCCAGGTCATCGGCGCCAACGTGGGCGGCGGCTACGCGACCTTCCCCGGCGTGGTCGGAACGGCCGTCAGCAAGGTGTGCGACCTGGAGATCGCCCGGACCGGGCTGCTGGAACGTGAGGCGCACGCCGCGGGGCTGCGCTTCGTCACCGCGACCATCGAGGCCACCGGCCGGGCCGGCTACTACCCCGGCGCCCGTCCCCTGCACGTCAAGATGCTCGCCGAGCGCCGCACGGGCCGGCTGCTCGGGGTGCAGATCGTCGGCCACGAGGGCGCCGGCAAGCGGGTGGACATCGCGGCGGTCGCGCTGACGGCCGGCATGACGGTGGAGCAGATGACCGCCCTCGACCTGGGCTACGCCCCGCCGTTCTCCCCCGTCTGGGACCCCGTCCTGGTCGCCGCCCGCAAGGCGTCGGGCGCGGTACGGGCCGCCGGCGGCTGA
- the hemE gene encoding uroporphyrinogen decarboxylase, whose translation MSANDIPQAVNSDRAGETPIAGRQQTGTYDSAFLRACRREPVPHTPVWFMRQAGRSLPEYRKVREGIAMLDSCMRPELVTEITLQPVRRHGVDAAIYFSDIVVPLKAIGIDLDIKPGIGPVVENPIRTRADLDRLRALDPADVPYVTEAIGLLVRELGDTPLIGFAGAPFTLASYLVEGGPSRNHERTKALMYGDPQLWADLLDRLADITAAFLKVQIDAGASAVQLFDSWVGALSPADYRRSVMPASAKVFRAVEGRGVPRIHFGVGTGELLGLMGEAGADVVGVDWRVPMDEAARRVGPGKALQGNIDPAVLFAPREAVETKAREVLDAAAGLEGHIFNLGHGVLPSTDPEALTRLVEYVHTQTAR comes from the coding sequence GTGAGCGCCAACGACATCCCCCAAGCTGTCAACTCCGATCGAGCAGGGGAGACCCCGATCGCGGGCCGGCAGCAGACCGGTACGTACGACTCGGCCTTCCTGCGGGCCTGCCGGCGCGAGCCGGTGCCGCACACCCCCGTGTGGTTCATGCGCCAGGCCGGGCGCTCGCTGCCCGAGTACCGCAAGGTCCGCGAGGGCATCGCGATGCTGGACTCCTGCATGCGGCCCGAGCTCGTCACCGAGATCACCCTCCAGCCGGTGCGCCGCCACGGCGTCGACGCCGCGATCTACTTCAGCGACATCGTGGTGCCGCTCAAGGCCATCGGCATCGACCTCGACATCAAGCCCGGCATCGGCCCGGTCGTCGAGAACCCGATCCGCACCCGCGCCGACCTCGACCGGCTGCGCGCCCTGGACCCGGCCGACGTCCCCTACGTCACCGAGGCCATCGGCCTGCTCGTCCGCGAACTGGGCGACACCCCGCTGATCGGCTTCGCCGGCGCGCCCTTCACGCTCGCCAGCTACCTCGTCGAGGGCGGCCCGTCCCGCAACCACGAGCGCACCAAGGCCCTCATGTACGGCGACCCGCAGCTGTGGGCCGACCTCCTGGACCGCCTCGCCGACATCACCGCGGCCTTCCTGAAGGTCCAGATCGACGCCGGCGCGAGCGCCGTCCAGCTCTTCGACTCCTGGGTCGGCGCGCTCTCGCCCGCCGACTACCGCCGCTCGGTGATGCCGGCCTCCGCGAAGGTCTTCCGGGCCGTCGAGGGCCGCGGCGTACCGCGCATCCACTTCGGCGTCGGCACCGGCGAGCTGCTCGGCCTGATGGGCGAGGCCGGCGCGGACGTGGTCGGCGTCGACTGGCGGGTCCCGATGGACGAGGCCGCCCGCCGCGTCGGCCCCGGCAAGGCACTGCAGGGCAACATCGACCCGGCGGTCCTCTTCGCGCCCCGCGAGGCCGTGGAGACCAAGGCCCGCGAGGTGCTCGACGCGGCCGCCGGCCTGGAGGGCCACATCTTCAACCTCGGTCACGGCGTCCTGCCCAGCACCGACCCGGAGGCGCTCACCCGCCTCGTGGAGTACGTCCACACGCAGACTGCGCGCTGA
- a CDS encoding DUF3000 domain-containing protein, with protein MAAAHEHLTDSADEAPIPFRQAVEALRTARLRPEIEIDPTPAPKRLAPYAYALEAAVVEHGAGPDGEDKDLADGRLVLLHNPAGDDAWHGTFRVVTLARAELEPEMGADPLLPEVSWSWLTGALDARGVRYAAPSGTVTRAGSYYFGGLAAREPATQIEIRASWTPAEGPGGVPDLAAHLSAWCDLLCQVAGLPPATVDTAPRGGVVPLPQRRGAQPR; from the coding sequence ATGGCTGCGGCTCATGAACACCTCACGGACAGCGCGGACGAGGCGCCGATCCCCTTCCGTCAGGCGGTCGAGGCACTCCGCACGGCACGACTGCGGCCGGAGATCGAGATCGACCCGACGCCCGCCCCGAAGCGGCTCGCCCCGTACGCGTACGCGCTGGAGGCGGCGGTCGTCGAGCACGGCGCGGGGCCGGACGGCGAGGACAAGGACCTGGCGGACGGGCGGCTGGTGCTGCTGCACAACCCGGCCGGGGACGACGCCTGGCACGGCACGTTCCGGGTGGTGACGCTGGCGCGGGCGGAGTTGGAGCCCGAGATGGGCGCCGATCCGCTGCTGCCGGAGGTGTCCTGGTCGTGGCTGACGGGTGCGCTGGACGCCCGCGGGGTGCGCTACGCCGCGCCGAGCGGCACGGTGACCCGGGCCGGGTCGTACTACTTCGGCGGGCTGGCGGCGCGTGAACCGGCGACCCAGATCGAGATCCGGGCGTCGTGGACACCGGCCGAGGGTCCCGGCGGGGTGCCGGATCTGGCCGCGCACCTGTCGGCGTGGTGCGATCTGCTGTGCCAGGTCGCGGGGCTGCCGCCGGCCACGGTCGACACGGCGCCGCGCGGCGGGGTGGTGCCGCTGCCGCAGCGGCGCGGGGCGCAGCCGCGCTGA
- a CDS encoding response regulator transcription factor yields the protein MSVLLEQPSSLVAYRPNKPTAMVVVADPRVRSTVTRHLWALGVRDVIEASSIAEARPRVGNPRDICVADVHLPDGSGLTLLSETRAAGWPNGLALSAADDIGAVRNALAGGVKGYVVTGTRTNLGIPGRPGTSPIGANAARMQRRPPGAPGHPGGYRELSGREVEVLRLVAEGQSNKAIGVSMGLSALTVKSHLARIARKLGTGDRAGMVAVALRTGIIH from the coding sequence GTGTCTGTTCTCCTCGAGCAACCTTCGAGCCTGGTCGCCTACCGCCCGAACAAGCCGACGGCCATGGTCGTCGTGGCCGACCCTCGCGTCCGCTCCACCGTCACCCGCCACCTGTGGGCGCTCGGAGTGCGGGACGTGATCGAGGCGTCGTCCATCGCGGAGGCCCGTCCCCGCGTCGGCAACCCGCGCGACATCTGCGTGGCCGACGTCCACCTTCCCGACGGCTCCGGCCTCACCCTGCTCTCCGAGACACGGGCGGCCGGCTGGCCCAACGGCCTGGCACTCTCCGCGGCCGACGACATCGGCGCGGTACGCAACGCCCTGGCCGGCGGCGTCAAGGGCTATGTCGTCACCGGTACCCGTACGAACCTGGGCATCCCGGGCCGCCCGGGCACGTCCCCGATCGGCGCCAACGCGGCCCGCATGCAGCGCCGTCCGCCGGGCGCCCCCGGGCACCCGGGCGGTTACCGCGAACTGTCGGGACGCGAGGTCGAGGTGTTGCGGCTGGTGGCGGAGGGCCAGTCCAACAAGGCCATCGGCGTCTCGATGGGGCTGTCCGCGCTGACCGTGAAGAGCCATCTCGCCCGGATCGCCCGCAAGCTGGGCACCGGCGACCGGGCCGGAATGGTCGCGGTCGCCCTGCGTACCGGCATCATCCACTGA
- a CDS encoding HRDC domain-containing protein, translated as MTDAQKTAADTTLRAAGDSPPDPRPAPVPLLEPREGIPPVTATEEALAEVVAAFAAGTGPVAVDAERASGYRYGQRAYLVQLRREGAGSALIDPVGCPDLSALGEAIGDAEWVLHAATQDLPCLRDIGMVPSRLFDTELAGRLAGFARVGLGAMVENVLGFALEKGHSAVDWSTRPLPEPWLRYAALDVELLVDLRDALEEELEQQGKLEWARQEFAAIAAAPPAPPRKDPWRRTSGMHKVRRRRQMAVVRELWTARDQVAQRRDVSPGKVLSDSAIVEAALHLPPNSHALAGLPGFGHRMGRRQLEQWQAAVDRARELSESELPQPGQPLNGPPPPRSWADKDPAAAARLSAARASVTALAERLNLPQENLITPDTVRRLCWEPPAAPTEESVAAILAGHGARRWQIEQVAPLLTEALRADPDAD; from the coding sequence GTGACCGACGCCCAAAAGACCGCAGCAGACACGACACTGCGAGCAGCCGGAGATTCGCCTCCGGATCCCCGACCGGCGCCGGTCCCTCTCCTGGAGCCCCGCGAGGGCATCCCCCCGGTGACCGCCACGGAAGAGGCGCTCGCCGAGGTCGTGGCCGCGTTCGCGGCCGGTACGGGCCCGGTGGCCGTCGACGCCGAGCGCGCCTCGGGCTACCGCTACGGGCAGCGCGCCTACCTCGTCCAGCTGCGCCGGGAAGGCGCCGGCAGCGCCCTGATCGACCCGGTCGGCTGCCCCGACCTGTCGGCGCTGGGCGAGGCGATCGGCGACGCCGAGTGGGTGCTGCACGCCGCCACCCAGGACCTGCCGTGTCTGCGTGACATAGGGATGGTCCCCAGCCGGCTCTTCGACACCGAGCTGGCCGGCCGGCTGGCCGGCTTCGCCCGGGTGGGCCTCGGCGCGATGGTCGAGAACGTCCTCGGCTTCGCCCTGGAGAAGGGCCACTCCGCCGTCGACTGGTCCACCCGCCCGCTGCCCGAGCCCTGGCTGCGCTATGCCGCGCTCGACGTCGAGCTGCTGGTGGACCTCCGCGACGCGCTGGAGGAGGAGCTGGAACAGCAGGGGAAGCTGGAGTGGGCCCGGCAGGAGTTCGCGGCGATCGCCGCCGCTCCCCCGGCGCCGCCCCGGAAGGACCCCTGGCGCCGTACGTCCGGCATGCACAAGGTCCGCCGGCGCCGCCAGATGGCCGTCGTACGGGAGTTGTGGACGGCCCGCGACCAGGTGGCCCAGCGGCGCGACGTCTCGCCCGGCAAGGTGCTCAGCGACTCCGCGATCGTGGAGGCGGCGCTGCACCTGCCGCCGAACAGCCACGCCCTCGCCGGACTGCCCGGCTTCGGCCATCGCATGGGCCGTCGCCAGCTGGAGCAGTGGCAGGCCGCCGTCGACCGCGCCCGCGAGCTGTCCGAGAGCGAGCTGCCGCAGCCCGGTCAGCCGCTCAACGGCCCGCCGCCGCCCCGCTCCTGGGCCGACAAGGACCCGGCCGCCGCGGCCCGGCTGTCGGCCGCCCGCGCGTCGGTCACCGCGCTCGCCGAGCGGCTGAACCTCCCGCAGGAGAACTTGATCACCCCGGACACCGTGCGCCGGCTGTGCTGGGAGCCGCCGGCCGCGCCGACCGAGGAGTCGGTCGCCGCGATCCTGGCCGGCCACGGCGCCCGCCGCTGGCAGATCGAGCAGGTCGCCCCGCTCCTCACCGAGGCCCTGCGCGCGGACCCGGACGCCGACTGA
- a CDS encoding PepSY domain-containing protein produces MNTKRSREAAFPGRSAAARAIGLLCTVTAAGALLTGCGSERADETGSRGSAAPPRAVPASGRPHPSASLTADQAKRKALIPAAKVDYAKALRAAVAAVPASEPIAAELRGTPAKPYWQTAVATADGTVSEVRVDAVSGKAAQPHLSSDDAEDKQQLADRLTKATVTAQEAAQTATDKTKGTVSSIELGNADNGSDAVAWSVDVVTTDDWNKTSYEIDATNRKVLRMHVDQD; encoded by the coding sequence ATGAATACGAAGAGGAGTCGCGAGGCGGCGTTCCCCGGGCGGTCGGCGGCGGCCCGCGCGATCGGCCTGCTCTGCACCGTCACCGCCGCGGGCGCGCTGCTGACCGGCTGCGGAAGCGAGCGCGCCGACGAGACCGGCAGCCGCGGCAGCGCGGCGCCCCCACGGGCGGTGCCCGCCTCCGGCCGCCCCCACCCGAGCGCCTCGCTCACCGCCGACCAGGCGAAGCGGAAGGCGCTGATCCCGGCGGCGAAGGTGGACTACGCCAAGGCCCTGCGCGCGGCGGTGGCGGCCGTGCCGGCCTCCGAGCCGATCGCCGCCGAACTCAGGGGCACGCCCGCCAAGCCCTACTGGCAGACCGCGGTGGCCACCGCGGACGGCACGGTGAGCGAGGTACGCGTCGACGCGGTCTCCGGCAAGGCGGCCCAGCCGCACCTCTCGTCGGACGACGCCGAGGACAAGCAGCAGCTGGCCGACCGCCTGACCAAGGCCACCGTCACGGCCCAGGAGGCGGCCCAGACCGCCACCGACAAGACCAAGGGCACGGTCAGCTCCATCGAGCTGGGCAACGCCGACAACGGCAGCGACGCGGTGGCCTGGTCCGTGGACGTCGTCACCACCGACGACTGGAACAAGACGTCCTACGAGATCGACGCGACCAACCGCAAGGTGCTGCGGATGCATGTCGACCAGGACTGA
- a CDS encoding thiolase family protein, with the protein MPRTARDVVFVDGVRTPFGKAGPKGIYHETRADDLVVKAIRELLRRNPDLDPAKIDEVAIAATTQIGDQGLTIGRTAGILAGLPQSVPGYSIDRMCAGALTAVTTTAGSIAFGAYDAVIAGGVEHMGRHPMGEGVDPNPRFVSEKLVDESALFMGMTAENLHDRYPHITKQRADEYAVRSQEKAAKAYANGKIQQDLVPISVRNTNAEVGETGWGLVTADEPMRPGTTLENLAGLKTPFRTHGRVTAGNAAGLNDGATASIIASEDFARENGLPVKMRLVSYAFAGVEPEVMGYGPIPATEKALAKAGLGIGDIGLFEVNEAFAVQVLAFLDHYGIADDDERVNQYGGAIAFGHPLASSGVRLMTQLARQFEEQPEVRYGLTTMCVGFGMGATVIWENPNHKDAGGDK; encoded by the coding sequence GTGCCTCGTACCGCTAGGGACGTCGTCTTCGTCGACGGCGTCCGCACCCCGTTCGGCAAGGCGGGCCCGAAGGGCATCTACCACGAGACCCGCGCCGACGATCTCGTCGTGAAGGCCATCCGGGAGCTGCTGCGCCGCAACCCGGACCTGGACCCCGCGAAGATCGACGAGGTCGCCATCGCCGCCACCACGCAGATCGGTGACCAGGGCCTGACCATCGGCCGCACCGCCGGCATCCTGGCGGGTCTGCCGCAGTCCGTGCCCGGCTACTCCATCGACCGCATGTGCGCCGGCGCGCTGACCGCCGTGACGACCACCGCGGGCTCCATCGCCTTCGGCGCGTACGACGCCGTCATCGCGGGCGGTGTCGAGCACATGGGCCGTCACCCCATGGGCGAGGGCGTCGACCCCAACCCGCGATTCGTCTCCGAGAAGCTCGTCGACGAGTCGGCCCTGTTCATGGGCATGACCGCGGAGAACCTCCACGACCGCTACCCGCACATCACCAAGCAGCGCGCCGACGAGTACGCCGTGCGCTCGCAGGAGAAGGCGGCCAAGGCGTACGCGAACGGGAAGATCCAGCAGGACCTGGTCCCGATCTCGGTGCGCAACACCAACGCCGAGGTCGGCGAGACCGGTTGGGGTCTGGTGACCGCCGACGAGCCGATGCGTCCGGGGACCACCCTGGAGAACCTCGCCGGGCTGAAGACCCCGTTCCGCACGCACGGCCGGGTCACGGCCGGTAACGCCGCGGGGCTCAACGACGGCGCCACCGCCTCGATCATCGCCTCCGAGGACTTCGCCCGGGAGAACGGCCTTCCCGTCAAGATGCGCCTCGTGTCGTACGCCTTCGCCGGCGTCGAGCCGGAGGTCATGGGCTACGGCCCGATCCCGGCGACCGAGAAGGCGCTCGCCAAGGCGGGCCTGGGCATCGGCGACATCGGCCTGTTCGAGGTCAACGAGGCGTTCGCCGTGCAGGTGCTCGCCTTCCTCGACCACTACGGCATCGCCGACGACGACGAGCGCGTCAACCAGTACGGCGGCGCCATCGCCTTCGGGCACCCGCTGGCCTCCTCCGGCGTCCGGCTGATGACCCAGCTGGCCCGCCAGTTCGAGGAGCAGCCGGAGGTCCGCTACGGCCTGACCACCATGTGCGTCGGCTTCGGCATGGGCGCCACGGTCATCTGGGAGAACCCGAACCACAAGGACGCCGGAGGCGACAAGTGA